From Effusibacillus pohliae DSM 22757, a single genomic window includes:
- a CDS encoding inorganic diphosphatase — translation MANNLVVDAFIEIPTGSQNKYEYDKETGRFKLDRVLFSPMHYPTEYGYIENTLAEDGDPLDILVLTSFPTFPGCVIESRVIGVLIMTDDKGKDEKLLAVPTEDPRFKEVHTLDDVAPHVLKEIAHFFQVYKDLENKKVTIEGWQGVDVAARLLEECRARYANK, via the coding sequence ATGGCAAACAATTTAGTGGTCGACGCATTTATTGAGATTCCCACCGGCAGCCAAAACAAATACGAATACGACAAGGAAACCGGACGCTTCAAACTGGATCGGGTGCTCTTCTCGCCGATGCACTACCCGACCGAATACGGGTATATCGAAAACACGCTGGCGGAAGATGGCGACCCGCTGGACATTCTCGTTCTCACTTCATTCCCGACGTTTCCGGGCTGTGTGATCGAATCCCGCGTGATCGGCGTGCTGATCATGACGGACGACAAGGGCAAGGACGAAAAATTGCTGGCTGTTCCAACGGAAGATCCGCGTTTCAAGGAAGTACATACACTTGACGACGTAGCACCGCACGTTTTGAAAGAAATCGCCCACTTCTTCCAGGTATACAAGGATCTCGAAAACAAAAAGGTGACGATCGAAGGCTGGCAAGGTGTCGATGTGGCAGCCCGTCTGCTGGAAGAGTGCCGCGCCCGCTACGCGAACAAGTAA
- a CDS encoding rhodanese-like domain-containing protein, protein MQEKHIDARKFFEKLANGELADAVLLDVREPFEWQESHLEPVVLMPLPTLPARLRELPRDKPIYCICAHGIRSYYAVQFLWQNGFSDVTNVLGGMAEIERYLAGTELEHLWKRNADE, encoded by the coding sequence ATGCAGGAAAAGCATATCGATGCGAGGAAATTTTTTGAAAAACTGGCGAACGGGGAACTGGCAGACGCCGTTCTGCTGGATGTGCGGGAACCGTTTGAATGGCAGGAATCGCACCTGGAACCGGTCGTGCTAATGCCGCTGCCGACGCTTCCGGCACGGCTTAGGGAGCTGCCGCGAGACAAGCCGATCTACTGCATCTGCGCCCATGGCATCCGTTCCTATTATGCCGTGCAGTTTCTGTGGCAAAACGGTTTTTCCGATGTGACCAACGTATTGGGCGGGATGGCGGAAATCGAACGATACCTTGCAGGAACTGAGCTGGAACATCTTTGGAAAAGAAACGCGGACGAGTAG
- the acsA gene encoding acetate--CoA ligase: MEKGAHLQEWEAVGTTSAACNLENYDAMYEAADWETEERFFSWYQTGRVNIAYEAIDRHAESERRDKPALLFKDDNREETYTFADLKALSNRFANVLRKIGIRKGDRVFLYMPRCPELYVALLGIVKIGAIAGPLFEAFMEAAVKDRLQDSGAVAVVTTPALRKRILREELPDLKHVILVGAEQTGPGEVSYEQEMAEAPDDLEIAWMDREDPYIIHYTSGSTGKPKGVVHVHNAMVHQHRSGRWVYDLRENDIYWCTADPGWVTGTSAGMFAPWLNGVTVVLRGGRFKPEDWYDTIQRFRVTVWFSAPTAFRMLMAAGTELAKQYDLSSLRHILSAGEPLNPEVFRWGLQAFGQRIHDNWWMTETGSTTISNFPCLPIKPGSMGKPLPGIYAAIVDDEGRELPPYRMGNLAIRAGWPGMMRQIWNNPAKYQEYFRLKGWYVSGDSAYKDEDGYFWFQGRVDDVINTSGERVGPFEVESRLVEHPAVAEAGVIGKPDPVRGEIIKAFISLRAGYEPSEQLKQEIAQFVKTGLAAHAAPREIEFRDKLPKTRSGKIMRRVLKAWELGLPAGDLSTMED; encoded by the coding sequence ATGGAGAAGGGGGCGCACCTGCAGGAATGGGAAGCGGTGGGCACGACTTCGGCGGCTTGCAATCTGGAAAATTACGATGCAATGTACGAGGCGGCCGATTGGGAGACGGAAGAACGGTTTTTTTCTTGGTATCAGACTGGGCGCGTGAACATCGCCTATGAGGCGATCGACCGGCACGCGGAGTCGGAGCGGCGGGACAAACCAGCGCTCCTGTTCAAGGACGACAATCGGGAAGAAACCTATACGTTCGCCGATTTGAAAGCGCTTTCCAACAGGTTTGCCAACGTGCTGCGAAAAATCGGGATTCGCAAGGGCGACCGCGTGTTTCTCTATATGCCGCGTTGCCCGGAACTGTATGTTGCACTGCTTGGCATCGTCAAAATCGGGGCGATTGCCGGACCGCTGTTTGAGGCGTTTATGGAGGCGGCTGTCAAGGACCGCCTGCAGGACAGCGGAGCGGTCGCGGTTGTCACGACTCCCGCCTTGCGCAAGCGGATTTTGCGGGAGGAATTGCCGGACCTGAAGCATGTGATTCTGGTCGGGGCGGAACAGACCGGGCCGGGTGAAGTCTCCTATGAACAGGAGATGGCTGAGGCACCGGACGATTTGGAAATCGCATGGATGGACCGGGAAGATCCGTATATCATCCACTATACGTCCGGTTCGACCGGCAAGCCGAAAGGCGTCGTGCACGTGCACAATGCGATGGTTCACCAGCATCGCTCCGGCCGTTGGGTGTATGATCTGCGCGAGAATGACATTTATTGGTGCACGGCTGATCCCGGCTGGGTGACGGGAACGTCGGCCGGGATGTTTGCCCCCTGGCTGAACGGGGTGACAGTGGTGCTGCGCGGCGGCCGCTTTAAACCGGAGGACTGGTATGACACGATCCAGCGTTTTCGGGTGACCGTCTGGTTCTCGGCACCGACCGCTTTTCGCATGCTGATGGCCGCCGGAACGGAGCTGGCCAAACAGTATGACCTGTCGTCGCTGCGCCACATTTTGTCAGCGGGCGAGCCGCTTAATCCGGAAGTGTTCCGTTGGGGGCTGCAGGCATTCGGGCAGCGGATTCACGATAACTGGTGGATGACCGAGACCGGTTCGACGACGATCAGCAATTTTCCCTGCCTGCCCATCAAGCCCGGTTCGATGGGCAAGCCGCTGCCGGGCATCTACGCGGCGATCGTCGATGACGAGGGGCGCGAACTGCCTCCCTATCGGATGGGCAACCTGGCGATTCGGGCCGGCTGGCCGGGCATGATGCGGCAAATCTGGAACAACCCGGCGAAGTACCAGGAATACTTCCGACTGAAAGGCTGGTACGTGTCCGGAGACTCCGCCTACAAAGACGAAGACGGCTACTTCTGGTTTCAGGGGCGGGTCGATGACGTAATCAACACGTCGGGCGAGCGGGTCGGTCCGTTCGAGGTGGAAAGCAGGCTGGTGGAACACCCGGCGGTGGCGGAAGCGGGCGTCATAGGCAAGCCGGATCCGGTTCGCGGCGAGATCATCAAAGCGTTCATTTCGCTGCGGGCCGGGTATGAGCCGAGCGAACAACTGAAACAGGAAATCGCTCAATTCGTCAAAACCGGGCTGGCGGCCCATGCTGCCCCGCGCGAGATCGAGTTCCGCGACAAGCTGCCAAAAACCCGCTCCGGCAAAATCATGCGCCGCGTCCTGAAAGCGTGGGAACTGGGTCTGCCAGCGGGCGATCTGTCGACGATGGAGGATTGA
- a CDS encoding ABC transporter substrate-binding protein yields MRIISICPSNTEILHALGLMEQVVAVDDYSDWPVQETSRLPRLGPDLNINMDKLESYKPDLVIASLSVPGMEKNVKRLEERGLPYIALNPKTIDQIYEDIRFVGAHTGTERKAAELVARLQQRVERVREKAAKRTWTPRVYWEWWPRPFISPAGDTWLTPISELAGGVNIFADRPGDSVISQTGREILEQQPDFLFAVWPGVHPDKIDPEKIRTRPGWEQIPAIRHNRIHVMEEGLYCRPSPRLFDGLEKLVDLLHPELNNA; encoded by the coding sequence TTGCGCATCATCTCGATCTGTCCAAGCAACACCGAAATTTTGCACGCGCTCGGCCTGATGGAGCAGGTGGTGGCGGTTGACGATTACTCGGACTGGCCGGTGCAAGAAACTAGCCGCTTGCCCCGATTGGGACCCGACTTGAACATCAATATGGACAAACTGGAAAGTTACAAGCCGGACCTGGTGATCGCCTCCCTGTCGGTGCCGGGCATGGAGAAAAATGTGAAACGGCTGGAGGAACGCGGCCTGCCGTACATCGCATTGAATCCGAAAACGATCGACCAGATCTATGAGGACATCCGATTCGTCGGCGCCCACACGGGGACAGAACGGAAAGCGGCAGAACTCGTCGCCCGTTTGCAGCAACGGGTCGAACGCGTTCGGGAAAAAGCGGCCAAGCGCACCTGGACGCCCCGCGTGTATTGGGAATGGTGGCCGCGCCCGTTCATCTCGCCGGCCGGCGATACGTGGCTGACGCCGATCAGTGAGTTGGCGGGCGGCGTCAATATTTTCGCCGATCGGCCGGGAGACAGCGTGATCTCCCAAACGGGCCGGGAGATTCTTGAGCAGCAACCCGATTTTTTGTTCGCCGTTTGGCCTGGCGTTCATCCGGACAAAATCGATCCGGAAAAAATCCGTACCCGCCCCGGCTGGGAACAAATTCCCGCCATCCGTCACAACCGCATCCATGTGATGGAGGAAGGGCTGTACTGCCGTCCCTCCCCCCGGCTGTTTGACGGTTTGGAGAAACTGGTCGACCTGCTTCACCCCGAATTGAACAACGCCTGA